From the Thermosynechococcus sp. genome, the window CAATCGGCATTGAAGGCCGCCTTTAGGCAGCGAATGGCCAAGGGACTTTTGGTGAGAATCTCCTGCGCCCAGCGGATTCCCTCTGCCTCTAGCTCCTCAACCGGCACAACGGCATTCACCAAGCCCATCGCCAGAGCCTCCTGAGCCGTGTATTGCCGACAGAGAAACCAAATTTCCCGCGCTTTTTTTTGACCCACAATGCGGGCGAGATAACTAGCACCAAACCCGGCATCAAAACTGCCCACCTTTGGCCCCGTTTGGCCAAAAATGGCATTGTCTGCCGCAATGGTGAGGTCACAGACAAGGTGGAGCACATGACCACCACCAATAGCATAGCCGGCCACAAGGGCAATCACGACCTTGGGTAGGGAGCGAATTTGCCGTTGCAGATCCAGCACATTCAGCCGCGCCACCCCCTGCTCGTCGAGGTAACCCGCCTCACCGCGAATGCTTTGGTCGCCACCCGCACAAAACGCATACCTACCATCCGTGTGGGGACCTGCCCCGGTGAGCAAGACAACCCCAATGGTGGGATCGTTGCGGGCATCCTCAAAGGCCTGACTCATTTCAACAATGGTTTGAGGGCGAAAGGCATTGCGCTTGTGGGGGCGATTAATCGTAATTTTGGCAATGCCCGTCGTTTTGTGGTAGAGGATGTCAGTGTAGTTGTGAACCTGCTGCCAGTGGACGCTGTCCATAAAGTATCATCGCCGAGGTGAACCCCCATTGTACCCTGAGAATTCCCGGGTTGAGGGGGGGATAGCATGGCCTAACAATTGACCTCTTCCACCTGTGGCAGTTCCCAAGAGCAAGCCCACCGACGGCAACCTGCCAGAAAATGCTTGATGGTCTCTTGCCATGAATTCTTGATAACGGTCCTGCGCTACGAAGGCGCGGGCGGCCGCCAATGGGTTGCCCCGTAATCCTCAGGTATCATAAAACTCTAGGCACATGGGCATAGCAGTATGATGAGCAGTGATTTTCTCGCAGGACTCAATCCCTCACAGCGGCAGGCGGTAGAGCACTACTCGGGTCCCCTGTTGGTGGTGGCAGGAGCCGGTTCTGGGAAAACGCGCACGCTCACCTATCGAATTGCCCATTTGATTCGCCATCATCAGGTAGCACCAGAGAATATCTTGGCGGTGACGTTTACCAATAAGGCTGCCCGCGAAATGAAGGAGCGCCTTGAAACCCTTTTTAGCCAAGAGATGGCCAAGCAACTCTACGGCAGAGACTGGCTGGATCTGTCCCCTGCCGAACAGCAGCGGGTGCGATCGCGCGTCTATCACACCTACACCAAGCCCCTGTGGATTGGCACCTTCCACAGCCTATGTGCTCGACTCCTGCGCTTGGAAATTGAGGCCTATCAACATCCCCAAGGGTATCGCTGGACGCGGCATTTTACAATTTTTGATGAGTCGGACGTACAAAGCCTAATTAAGGAAATTATTACGGGTGAACTCAATCTCGATGAGCGCAGGCATGACCCGCGCGCTATCCGCTACAAAATTAGCCATGCCAAAAACCGCGGACTAAGCCCAGATCAATTGGAGCAGGAGCAAAGATCGCCCGCTGGTCGTGTAGCAGCAGAGGTTTATCGTCGCTATGAGGCGGCTCTTGCCAAGAATAATGCCCTTGATTTTGATGATTTAATTTTGCGAACAGTGCATCTGCTGCAACAGCGCCCTGAGCGTCTTGACTATTGGCATCAGCAGTTCCAGCATATCCTGGTGGATGAATACCAAGATACCAATCGCACCCAATACGATTTCATTCGGCTGTTGGCCACCAATGGCACCCCCCCTCAACAGTTTCAGAATTGGCGCAATCGCTCAATTTTTGTTGTGGGTGATATAGATCAATCCATCTATTCATTTCGCTGCGCCGATTTCACTATCCTGATGAATTTCCAGCAGGATTTTGGCGATCGCCTACCCGATCAGGATACCCGCACAATGATCAAGTTGGAAGAAAACTATCGCTCCGTCGCCAACATTTTGCAGGCCGCCAATTATCTCATTGAGCACAACAGTGAACGCATTGATAAAGTGCTACGTCCCACCAAGGATCCCGGTCCGCCCATTCACTGTGAATGTTGCGACACCGAAGCCGATGAAGCCTATTTCATTGCCCAACAGATTAAAGCCTTGGGCAGTCAATCCCTCGAACCCCAATGGGGACGGTTTGCGATTCTCTACCGTACCAATGCCCAATCTCGCCCCTTTGAGGAGGCTTTAGTTCGCGCCAATATTCCCTACACCGTGGTCGGTGGTCTCAAGTTCTATGAGCGCAGGGAAGTCAAGGATATTCTCGCCTACCTGCGGCTGCTGCAAAACCCTCAAGACACCGTGAGTCTGCGGCGAATTATCAATGTGCCGCGCCGCGGCATTGGCAAAACGACGCTAGAGCGCCTCAGTGAGGCTGCCCAAACCCTTGGCATTTCCCTGTGGGACTTGATTGCTGATACCGAATCCATGA encodes:
- the menB gene encoding 1,4-dihydroxy-2-naphthoyl-CoA synthase, whose amino-acid sequence is MDSVHWQQVHNYTDILYHKTTGIAKITINRPHKRNAFRPQTIVEMSQAFEDARNDPTIGVVLLTGAGPHTDGRYAFCAGGDQSIRGEAGYLDEQGVARLNVLDLQRQIRSLPKVVIALVAGYAIGGGHVLHLVCDLTIAADNAIFGQTGPKVGSFDAGFGASYLARIVGQKKAREIWFLCRQYTAQEALAMGLVNAVVPVEELEAEGIRWAQEILTKSPLAIRCLKAAFNADCDGQAGLQELAGNATLLYYLTQESAEGKTAFLEKRPPNFQQFPWRP
- the pcrA gene encoding DNA helicase PcrA: MSSDFLAGLNPSQRQAVEHYSGPLLVVAGAGSGKTRTLTYRIAHLIRHHQVAPENILAVTFTNKAAREMKERLETLFSQEMAKQLYGRDWLDLSPAEQQRVRSRVYHTYTKPLWIGTFHSLCARLLRLEIEAYQHPQGYRWTRHFTIFDESDVQSLIKEIITGELNLDERRHDPRAIRYKISHAKNRGLSPDQLEQEQRSPAGRVAAEVYRRYEAALAKNNALDFDDLILRTVHLLQQRPERLDYWHQQFQHILVDEYQDTNRTQYDFIRLLATNGTPPQQFQNWRNRSIFVVGDIDQSIYSFRCADFTILMNFQQDFGDRLPDQDTRTMIKLEENYRSVANILQAANYLIEHNSERIDKVLRPTKDPGPPIHCECCDTEADEAYFIAQQIKALGSQSLEPQWGRFAILYRTNAQSRPFEEALVRANIPYTVVGGLKFYERREVKDILAYLRLLQNPQDTVSLRRIINVPRRGIGKTTLERLSEAAQTLGISLWDLIADTESMTPLAGRASRALQQFVTLMTRLRSLVDDIELPELVKTVIEETGYRRELENEGTDESLERLQNLMELVNAAQQFSEENAEASLSDFLNSSALTSDLDTLQEGEGVVSLMTLHAAKGLEFPVVFLVGMEQGLFPNFRSLNDPMALEEERRLCYVGITRAQERLFLTFAQSRRLYNGREDTIPSQFLTELPPELLTGNVQRRPPRAAVTQVSPSQLSRGAASPWRVGDRILHPVYGEGEITHVFNVGAKLSLAVRFPRRGQKVVDPRLTPLEKLSS